The following coding sequences lie in one Arachis ipaensis cultivar K30076 chromosome B05, Araip1.1, whole genome shotgun sequence genomic window:
- the LOC107641317 gene encoding psbP domain-containing protein 2, chloroplastic-like, which produces MLSKLLKHGTLTIDTDLCVTCADDLSLSRYHAVKHSSSRTFFSIPSFNSATCILHNEPHNNHILHLSTSFTRRKLNLTLLLTTFLSSNLSNTSGAFLMAQELDLELHRYTDSKEGFTLLIPSSWTKVDKAGATALFQDASMGSNNIGVVVNPVRLANLGDFGSPEFVADKLLQAERRKESTKEAKLIAASERSGNGDLQIYEFEYTIDSTRGGKKRIFSAAFVTSKKLYLLNIVHSDKPESPLEPYKRMILEQVLHSFNAAA; this is translated from the exons ATGCTTTCTAAACTCTTGAAGCATGGGACATTAACGATAGATACAGATTTATGTGTTACATGCGCCGATGATTTGTCTTTGTCAAGATACCATGCTG taAAACACTCTTCTTCCAGAACCTTCTTCTCAATCCCCTCTTTCAATTCTGCTACCTGCATTCTTCACAATGAACCTCACAACAACCATATCCTGCATTTATCAACATCTTTTACTAGGAGGAAGCTCAATCTTACTCTTCTTCTCACAACTTTTCTTTCGAGCAATTTATCAAACACTAGTGGTGCATTCTTGATGGCTCAAGAGTTGGACTTGGAGCTTCACAGATACACTGATTCGAAGGAAGGTTTCACTCTTCTTATACCCTCTTCTTGGACTAAG GTTGATAAAGCTGGGGCAACTGCTTTGTTTCAAGATGCAAGTATGGGGAGCAACAACATTGGGGTTGTTGTGAACCCAGTTCGTCTTGCAAATCTTGGAGACTTCGGGAGCCCCGAGTTTGTTGCTGATAAGCTTTTACAAGCAGAAAGGCGTAAG GAAAGTACAAAGGAAGCTAAATTAATTGCAGCTTCAGAAAGATCAGGAAATGGAGATTTGCAAATTTATGAATTTGAATACACCATTGATAGTACTCGTGGAGGAAAGAAGAGGATATTTTCTGCAGCATTTGTGACCTCAAAGAAACTCTATCTTCTTAACATTGTTCATTCTGATAAACCAGAGAGTCCTCTTGAACCATATAAAAGAATGATTTTAGAGCAAGTTCTCCATTCCTTTAATGCAGCAGCTTAA